The following coding sequences are from one Pocillopora verrucosa isolate sample1 chromosome 5, ASM3666991v2, whole genome shotgun sequence window:
- the LOC131790967 gene encoding uncharacterized protein, producing MAGSKFMPNVVLDSEQEHLKVFPSSGNGRRFDVRTIHISCKSNPYSGSQHKYGGIIIYGRDGFDDWYTANGTHCKSGYVVIMQTDTQEFQELQKKWQNEPGKVHGIIYKKAFGESCNQVDVVGEGFGIIDGEFKTISNTFHPFLDDDDKGNPDDKKHRFAGKDGNKHGHSLEMHPESKKCVEKVVEWWKRAGSNFLDRQNHAVKSLLSSDEE from the coding sequence ATGGCTGGGTCAAAATTCATGCCCAACGTAGTGCTAGACAGTGAACAGGAACACCTAAAAGTCTTCCCATCGAGTGGAAATGGCAGGCGTTTCGATGTTCGCACCATTCAcatttcgtgtaaatcaaacccATACAGTGGAAGTCAACATAAATACGGTGGAATTATCATTTACGGGCGAGATGGCTTTGATGACTGGTACACTGCCAACGGAACACACTGCAAAAGTGGATATGTCGTCATCATGCAAACCGATACCCAAGAATTTCAAGAGCTGCAAAAGAAATGGCAGAATGAACCGGGCAAAGTACATGGCATCATCTACAAAAAAGCCTTCGGGGAATCATGCAACCAAGTGGATGTGGTCGGTGAAGGATTTGGAATCATAGATGGCGAGTTCAAGACAATTTCCAACACCTTCCATCCTTTTCTCGATGACGACGACAAGGGCAACCCGGACGACAAGAAGCACCGCTTCGCGGGCAAAGATGGCAACAAACACGGCCACAGCTTGGAGATGCATCCAGAATCAAAAAAGTGTGTAGAAAAGGTGGTTGAGTGGTGGAAGAGAGCTGGATCCAACTTCCTCGATCGCCAGAATCATGCGGTTAAAAGTTTACTTTCCTCTGATGAGGAGTAA